The segment CAACTCCCGTATTCgctaatatattatatacaagtaTGTAATTTGTGTATTCCATCATTCGATCAGCGAATTATATACGCGACCTGGTTTCCCATCGATGCGCTTTCCGGCTGTCAGTTATAGGTTTTGTGTCGTTCTCGTAGCAACTACGAGAGTACGACGACCGTACATTTGGAAGCTCCTTCGTCACTGGACACATGTCGCCAGGCACGAGCGTACACCATTAAGATTGAACACGCGATGCTCCGTCGAGCGTTCGAACGCTAGGACTACCTTTTCTTTCCAGCTTGTTTCGAGGGCAGTCGCTTCTTTAATCTCGAGTGTTCGGGCTTGACCGATTTCTTTTTGGGTCTTTCGGGCGATCCGTTGCAACAGGCACATCCCTTTTTAACGTGTCCACGTAAACTCGATCGTCTAGCTCGACAGTCCGGCTCGACCAAAGCGATATTGCCCGTTTCGTCGTCCGAGGGCTCGGAGGTCTTGTCGCTGGAAACCATGACCGAATCTTGAATCGACTCGTTCACCTTGATACGCTTCGACAGACTACTCTTATGATCCGCTCGATTCAACACTACTCTTGAATTCACCTGTaacttatcttttttttttagataattGCAGCGTCGCTCGTTCGACAGAGACTTGAGACTTTGTACGCTATCCTCGAGTCCGTTGCTCAGAGCGTTGTCTTCCGGTTGACTGCTGATCGATTCGCTTATACTAGAATCCTCTTCGTCGCTACTCGATCTCATTCTCTCGGACATTGGACTCTCCCAAGAAAGGTAATCCATTCTCGTCACCTTCGACGGAATTCGCTTCTTATTGGTATAGGTATACTTGTGCGTCGATAGCATGGGACCAGCGATCGGTGAGAGTGGCGAAGGTATCGTGACATCGGCGGTGTTACCGCTCAGCAGGGTTAAACTTTCGTCCCCCGAGCTTGCTGCCGAGGTATTATTTACATTGATGCTTGGGGGTAGCGATTCCGAATCCAAGTCTATATCCAATTTCATGTTCGATGGAATGCTCGATACGCTACTAGGCGAACCTTCCTTCGAACCATTTCTTGACATCATTTTTGTCCGACCCGTATCCTTCAACGAATCGTTCTCCAACGACCCCAGATTCGTCGGTGATAATCTCGAAATATCAGAATTACTGTTCGACGCTTCGTCCTGACTTAAATTATCCAAGGTTAGCCGCATGTGCTTCGAAGGATTTTCTAAATGTAGATCGTCTATCTTgtctcttttcaattttttcaaagaatCTTTCGCGGATCTGGTTCGCTGGCTGCTACTTTTTCTACGTTCGTTCAGCTTAAAATCGGCAATGGGACTGACGTCTCTGCTACCGCTCGACGAATCTAACGAACGAAAATAGGAACCACCGTAAGATTTCATACCCAGCGGCTGACTGCAGGATGCGTCCTGAGAAGAATGATCGAACGATGGAGAATGATTCGTATCGAACAATAAATCTGCCTCTGGGAACAAGTCACTGGTACTCGGTTCGTCCACGCCCAAGTCTTCGCACTCCTCCGATAAACTTTTCTGTAGCTTCATCTCGCGTTCTATGGCGGCTGCTTTCCTCTCCATCTTTTGTTGTAACAATTCTCGATCTAATCTAGGATTTAACGGTGTTTTCATCATGTTGCTCTTATTCGAGTATTGCTGGAATGGTTCTAACGTATGATTCATAAAGTACTTTTTCGTGTTCGTTTGGTAGATGTGTCCACTCGCCATCTCGATACCTTGACCTTTATTGATGATCTGCAGAACGCTTTGAACGTTCTCCGAATTATCTGAGTATCTTGGATTTAATGGTTCCATACTTAAAGAATTCGCGGACGTAGGAACGTATCGCCAAGGTGTATCGGGCGACACTTTACCCTCTGGTTCCCAAGCTTCTTGCAATCGCGCGTTTCCATATAGTAAGCCGTTTCCAATCTTGCACGATACCTCGATGCCATCGGCAGACTGCTGAACAGCAGATTCTTGACTATCCGAACTACTTGGTCCACCGGTTACTAGGAACTGCGTCGTGTGGTCGATTACACCAGACTGTTTACTCGCAACCGTTATCGTCGACATAGAGTCTGCGAACAGATACGTAGGCACGTTAATTAAGCTCTTCTTACTTACCACTACACCGTATAAATCCTGTATGCCTCTTCTTACATCGTTACCTCGTTACACTTCTACAGGGGATCAGTTTCGATCAACCAATCTCAAAATCTCTTCTTAAACGCGTATTTTTCTACTCCTATgtttaacgataaattaacaaatttttgcaAAAGACGCATAAGAGGCAACATCAcatacagtggctacaaatcgtatttatacgtatcattattttccaataaagtGCTTCTTTGTTAGATTCtatgtttcattttcatgatatcaaatttttgtaatcacACGCAAGTACCGAGTGTTAAGTACTGTAAAGTAATCTGATCGGTTAATGTACGAATGTAACTATAAACGCAGTAGTATACAAATAGTCTTCGTAGCCACTATGAATGAACGTTGTAAATGGATATAGAGATACGCTAGTCTGTTGAATTTACGTAGCAATCTAATACTTGAGAAGATTACCAAAGAAATCGACGAATCTTTTCACGATACTGTAATACTGTTGGAATTCTTACATCAAACATGTATATGATGTCTGGCGGGAAGCGTTTTAAGTACCACCTGAGCGGTAAAAGTTTGTAAGGATTAGAAAATTTGTCCAATTATCGTAGCAATTTTGGAAAAGACACTAACCAATCTTTTCGTTACTCTGTAATGGTGTGGCATTGCTCGAACAaacgacagagttggaagtgATCAAGGTTTTCGGAACGTTCTCCGACATACCCATTGCGTCGTCGATTTTTCTCTTGACTGTCTTCGGGGAGATGATCTTGGCACCAGGGATTATTTCCGCCGATATTTCCTTCATATccttttgttgttgttgttgctgctgctgctgatATTGTTGAGCGTCGTTCAACAAGGAAACATCGGACTGAGTGGCAAAGGCGAGAGCAATCGTTGCACTCGTTTGAATGGAGACAGATTTTTCGTTATGCATTTGACTTTCTTGCGGTGACTTCTTTTCTGGGCTATGGGCGATCGTAGCTGTTGGTGTTATACACACTACGTTGTCAGACTTAAGACTCGGCGTCGTCAGTTTGTGTATAGAGGAGTTGAACAGTCTGGCGCCTTGAAGAGTTAAATTAGGATTGCTGGTGATCACGCTGCATATCGGTTGGTTTTCCGACGGCTCGTTCATGTTACGCTGTATCAGACCGATCGTAGAATTGCTCTTGTTCACGACGATCGTGTTCGTCGCGGATTCAACGGTAACTCCTCCGGTCACCGTGTCGGATTTTGTCATAGTCAAGTCACTGATGATGTTACTCTTCTCTGTACTTAAGTCGCTCATAAATTGAGCATGATTTCCACTATGAGGAATGACCACCGACGCACCCTGAACGTTTTGCGTCGTGGTCAGAGTCTGATTGCCTGACAGAGTCTGCAGCGATGGTATTTTAACTTGCTTGACTTGCCCCGGTTGCGAGATTATTTTCCCTGCTTGATTCAGAAAGGATTGAAGCACGAGAGTATTCGATACACCGGTGTTTCCAGTAGCTCGTACGGTTGCTGGCATCGTTGCGAGAAGCTTCGATCCGCTGGATACTATCGTGAATTGCTGACCTTTCACTAGGTTCATCGGTAATATGTAATTAGGTCCAGGGACCAAGACAGCTGTGCTTCCCATCTTTCCCGTTACCGAAGCTAGAGCTTCGCTGACGCTCACGGAACTAGTCTGCACAGCTTCCTGAACGATCACCGCTCTCGACTGTCCGGAACCAGGTTCCGCGAAAATCAGATTTCGTCTCTTAACGTTTAATTCCACACTGTCGTTCGAATCGTTCGTCAGGTTCCTAATTTCGGCAGTTGTATCCGTCACGCTTCCAACGTTACTGGACGGTTCCTCCGGAGCGGAGAAACCAGCAGGACTGTCTTGCACCTGAGCAACGCCGCTCGAAGAATCCTCGCTGCCCATTGTTCTTCCGAGATCGTCTGTACTCGGGCTAAGTTCCGAACTCTGTTGACCACCAGATTTCGTTTTGCTCGTATTCGACTTTTTCCTCTTCGAAGATTGACTCGGATTCGTTGGTGGATTTGATCTTCTCCTCGGGGCGGGTTTATTGTTCAGATCGGGAGAATTTCGCAATTGCTCCGCATACTCGTCTAATATAGCGTAGATTCTTTGAGCGGTCTGTTCGTCTTCCTGTGGCTTTTGTTGCGGCTTCGGTATTGGCGAAGCCTTCGACGTGTTCGTCGCGCTGGTTTTCACCGTCTTGGGCGCCGTTTTTTTCACCGTTTTCGACGAAGGTGGAGTGGGAGGCGTTTTCCCAGCGGATGGTGCAGGCGTCGGAGCCGGGGTGACGCACGGGCTGGAAGAACTTTGCGAAGTGACACTGAGAGCGGGCGAAGCCGCCGGTTGACAGTAGCTGGTCACAACAACGACCGGAGTCGAATTTGGGGTTTTCGTGACAACGGAGCCTGCGTTTTGATTTACGTAGGTTAGAGAAACTTTCTGAGAGAAAACGTCCTGATGAAAATTTACCGTGTTGCCGTTGCTCGCAAAATCGTTGTTGGTGGTTTGCTGCGTCGGCATCAAAAGCGGTTGAGTGAGAGCGCTCACAGAAACCTGCTGTGGTTTTATAGCTTGCGTTTGTTGCGTAGTGGTTTGCGTTTGTACGGTGGTAGTGGCTGCGGTGGATATCGTTTGATGAGATTGTGGTTGAATCGTACTCCTCTCTTTCACTTGCTCCAGGACGCTTTCGAATTCTCTCAATTGTTCCAAAGTGGTTGAACTGACTTGATTCGGTACCTCCATAGGAGAACCAAGCAAACTGTCTCTCCTAACTGTTGTTGGTTGTTGTTGCTGTGGTGGcggctgttgctgctgctgctgttgttgttgttgctgttgttgttgctgctgctgctgctgttgttgctgctgctgctgctgttgttgtaaTCTTGGCGTGGTCAAAACTTGAATAGCTCCTGTAATGTTTGGTTGCCTCAAAGGAGCACGAATGATGTTCAACTTGACCACCGGTGTTCTTCCAGGTGGTATCGAATTCGAATGCGATATAGTCGGTATAATGTTCAGTTGACTGGGATTTGTGGTGGATATAGTAACAGGAATTTTGTGCGTGTATATCACACCCGGCGAAGCATTCTGAACGCTTTGTACTAGCTGCGTCAACGTTTGATTCGTATTCGGACTAGACGCTACGTTTGGGTTATTTCCAGAGCTTTGGACGATATTCAAGATTTGCCTGCTAGTGGATAATTGTAacgtgtttggaatgtttgcaATGGACTGTACGTTTATACCTGTAGACGCGTTCGTTTGTTGTGCATTAGGTACGGATGTTTGTACTGCTTTCGATAGGTTTGCCGTCTTCTGCGGGGACGCCGTCTGCACGTGCGGCGTTTCCGACGAGGCGCCGGTTACGCCGCCCGTCGACGTGTCCGTGGAAAGCGTATAGATAGTTTTGCCGAAAGCTTGCTGAAATTTGGGCAAACCGGTGTTTTGTCCAGACTGCGCCGTCACTTTCGCAGACGTTAATCTCTCGTACGTACTCCTGTTTGCGTTTGCGTTATCGGCTCTTTGGTTTTGCCGCGAAAAATTACCAACGTTTCCATCGTCGATGTTTTGCAGATTGAGGACATTTCTCTGATTAGACACTACGTTCGGATTTACAGAGGCCAACTGGTATGTACCGTCTGGTTTACAAACGATTTGTAGTTGCTCCGATGTGATGGTCGAGGCGATTACCGAGCTCGTCGTCGTGGTAGTTGCGACAGTGGAACAAGGAGGCGGGGATTTCTTGGGCGACTGACTCTGTTGATTTCGCCGAATAGGCACCGTTCTAGGACTCGAGTCAGGCTCGAGTTGACCGGAAACGTTCGTGGTCGTAGAAGAGGTTGGTGAACTATCGGGTAGTTGATTCGTTTCTTCACCGACATCGGGAAGAATCGACGATCTCGGGGGAGGGGTTTGACCAGCCGGGCTCATGCCAACGCCGCTATCGTGCCCCCCGGAAGAGGGTGTACCGGGTAATTGAATATTTCCAGCCACGCTCGGAGTTCTGTTTGGCCGCGGGGGAGTATTTCCGCTGTTGATAGAGCCCGAATTCGGACTCTGTGGAATGTTTCTTGAGAGTTGCACGACGTTTACGGTGGGTCGCATTCTTGGTGGTACCATCATATCCAATGAATTTAGACCGGGTACATTTTTTGCCAAGATATCCGAATCCCTGACAACCTTCGCGAGAATGTCAAACTTTCTTTTGCCCAAATTCGATTTAGAATTTAAGTCCCGTCCACCGGTAGGAGACAAGTCCGTTTTACCAGTGATCGCTGCTCCATTTCCTTTTTGTTTCTGATACGGGGATAATGCGTTTTTGTTCGGAGAGAACGGCATATTCTTCTGAATGTTCATCAGCTCGCTCGTAATATCGCCGCTACTCAATCGTTGCTGTTTTTTCGATCGTATCAGTCTGTCGTCGATCTCGTCCGCTCTGGTTAATACGATCTTCGGGTTCAGGTTGAGCGTGCTGAGCATCGGAGCAAATTTCGTTATACTGTTCGTATTATTCTCTAAGTTATTATTGTCTTTACTCTTATTTAGAAGATTCTTGTGCAGTATCTGAGAAATCCTCGcagatttcttcgaattttGCGGCCTGAACATCCTCAAAGATTTAAGTACCGCTGGATCGCTCCTTCTCTCTGTAAGTATTAATGGCGCGGTTGCTGTGTATGTCGAACCTTTTATCGTTTCACGTTTGCTTTCATCCATATCGGcagaaaataaagttataatatCGTTGCCACTTACGTCGGAACCGCTCGCGTCTTCGTTCGTGTTTGTATGTCGAACGTTTTCATTAACGAGCATATGAAAATGCGAGACGGAATCAACGGTTAATTTTGATGTTTTCGAACGTTTCTTACTCGACTCTTTATTGGACGATTTATTCGACTTTTTCTTTACCTCCAGTCGACATCCGTCGCTGCCAAAGCTGTCTGTTTGACTATCTTGCGTATTACTGTCGGTATCAGAGATCGAACTGATCCTATTCCTAAAATGTTTCGGTTTACGTTCCGTGCTGTCATAGTCGCTTTCGGAGGATTCTAATCTATGAGTTTTTCTCTGTCTGCCTGTTCTCTTTACTCGTAATACACTTCCGCTATCGGAATCGGTGGTGGTAACGTCATCGAGGCTTCTTCTCGTCGACGATCTCTTGAAGTTACCAGCAGGCTGGAAGCTACCAAACTGTTCCGAGCCATCCGACGGTAAATCCACCCATTGTTCGTATCCCTTTTCGATTCCAAAAAAGATATCCTTGGTATCATCTTCCGAGGGCCAATCTTTGAACTGGGAATAATCgatattgagatatttcagCTCCTTGTTGGTATTTCTCATCTCTTCGGCGTTTTCCAAGTATCTCTCGCACAGACTTTTCAGCTCCTTCCAATCCAAAACCCAGCTAAGCATGTGGTAACGAGGACTGCTCAAAACCACGGCCAAATCGTCGCAAAGCTGTGGCGACAGACCGAGTTTTTCCGCGTCTAGCACTTGATTTGGCACGGATTTTTCGTCGTAATTCGCAGAACCCGTGACAGCGTCGCCTTTGATCAGAATTAAAGCATCGAGCGTTCTTTCCACGTTTCTAGAGTTCGTATTGTTCGATTCTGGAGTCTTACTTCTCGAGATATCGTTGCCAATAAACTCTCCGCAATTGAAGCAAAGTTCTCCGAGTGGACCATTGGATAACGAATCCCTCTTTGGATGCAAAGGACACCTGTCGCTTGCCGAGTTCGTCGTATCTCCCTTTTTCAGAGTTAAAAAGCTCTTTAACAGTTGATCCGTTCGCTCAAAGTTCTTGGTTACTTGTCCGTTTTGGAAGTCGATATTCTTTTTCGTTGGTGTTGTTATACCCGCGATCGAACTGGACAACGACGGCGACACTGGAAATAACGAAGAGTTGCATAAAGACGAAGAATCCGTATTCGCCACTTTTGTTCCGTTCTTTTCTCCTGTATTGTTATCGATCTTTTTCAATCCTATGTTAGAATGACTATTCTCAAGGATGTGGTTTAGTTTCTCGCTACCGGCGACGACGTTATCACCGGAGGACGTTCCATCCTCTTTCGTTTTTCCGCACGCAACAGCGATTTCCTTGATCCTATCGTAACAAGCCCTGGTAGGATGCAGAGAAAACGCTGTCAACACGCACTCTCGGGCAATACCGATATTGCTACCAACGACATCGGCTAACTTGAGGAATTGCATGCTCAGGCGTTTCGCAGTCTCGCGAACCTTCTCCGTATCGGATTTTGTTTTTTGACTCTCCAATTCGTTCATATCCGTGGTCAACGCCCTGATATACAATTCGATTACCACGGGCTTTATGCTATCGCCAAActgtaattaaaagaaaaacaaacgaaGAAGGTTTTCAATTGTTTCTCTAGCTTTGTcggaattaaataatttggaGAATGAAATCGCAACGATAACAAGAACCTAGATATACTCACATGCTTAACAAGTACCGCgcaaaagatataaatgtgCTGAGCACTCTCAGCGGGTTCGATTAATTTCCTTATCATCCCCGGCAACGTAGGTGCTACGTCTTTTAATTTCGAATGCAACAATGCCCAAGAGTTTAGAATTTGTTCCAAAACGTTTGCGCCCGTTTCCGGCACAGGGCGTACCATACCAGCTGTAACGAGATATTGTGCAACCAATTCGGCAGCTTTTATCGAATTTCTCCAAACGCGTGCAGTTCCATACTTTGTCGGTCTTTCACCACTGAGACGTTGGACCAATTCCAATCCGTCGCTGAGGTCCATTAATTTTAGCTGAAAAGAAAGCCTTTCCTTTATCACCCTATGCATGCTTTTGTAACATCGGCAAATTAACATCGTTCGAAAACGTGCGGAAAGGTTCGAGGATCCAAAATATTTTGTGCGTGTTCACGACGCAACCACACGTGCATTCGTGTGATCACGAAAACGAACCAAGGGTCCACCTTTCCTCTCAAACGATACTCACTTGAGCGAATATATCTTGCATGCGTTTCAATTTATACAAGAGGACGATATAGACGTCGATCATGTAATGAACGTGATGAGAATCCGAGAGTGAGCGCAACCGATCGCTTCGTCGCAGAGAACGTACGCAAGCAGCGGCGAGTTTTACCGCTATGTCCTCGCAGCGGTCCTCGCAAAGTATTTTCAGCCTCATTGTCAGCAGTTCACCTTTCTCCGAACAGCAGAACTCTGTAAATCGAGAATAATCTATCGTTAGATCGTTGTTACATCTTTCATAAGTTACGGGCGAACTTTGCATCAACGTCACGAGTCTATATTCGCGGTGCAACTGACATTGCCAAGATTCTACGACTCAAAGTAAGGCGAACATCAACGATAACGGAATTGCGTTGGACGTTTCGTTTTCGCCAGAATCAACTTTCAATTTGCCTAGTTGCCCGTTACCTGTGACTACGCGCGATCGACAGGACGCTATCCTATAAAACAAACTCGCTCGAAAATGTATTgcattggcaactaagtgattgcggaatttgtcaataccacctaacgATACaattcgcaatcacttagtttccaAGCCAATAGGCTgaaatttgttcgtttaaCGTCTCGTTTCGATAAAACGTGTTCTTTacatgaaaatagaaaatgccAGGctattctttcgttttcctaaaaatatacaaactcGGATAAGGATCGCTTCAATTATACAAACGTCACTTTTTAAActcgatttttcaaaaaacaaataacaccaacgcaattttattttatcattatgtTTGATTCTcgtcttatttattattccgGGACGTACGATCTTCTTGGCTGCAATTTGCACGACCTGTATAACGACGAATATAAAAACCACGTTGCgtaaagagaaggaagaaaagaagtaGGTGCGCGACCTACCCTCTTCATGTTCGGAATCCGGTTGGCCGTTAAGTATGCTGTCGAGAGCGGGATGAGTCCATGGATTGTGCACCAGAGCTATCAGGGCAGTGCACCTGGGTGCAGCGGGGTGTTGCACCAGGTGTGACGCGCACCTCTGTAACGTTACACTGAGGTGCGTCTTCGTCGCGGGTGACAACTTCGGCCACTCCCCGCGCAGTACCAATTTCAACGTGTGTCTACAACGATAAAGACGCGTGATACGACCAATTAAACCGTGTTCAACGAAGAGTGAAATTCATCGAAGAGAAATTAAAGAGGTGGAAGGCCACGTGTTTGATCTCTTAGAGGAACACAAGCACAGGTAAAGATCATTTTCGTTAGAAACCCTTGATTTCGATGATGAAAAAGGGGAAACAGAGTTGTTTTATCGGTGGTGGAAATACTCACTTGTGAGCCCATTCTATGAGAGACTGGGTGGCCTCTGGCGTTGCCCCAGGAATGAAATTGGTGACATGCTCCCAGGCGGACAGAAGTGCATTCACCTTGTCGCCGTACTTCTTTTTGCTGTCACTCAATGTCGCTTCAAGCCCCTGCAACCCGGTAAATCAGCCATCGATTAAACGCAAGTAAAACCTCCCGTTCATAGACTTTTCCAGAAGAAAGAGGGGAAATGGTTCGACTAATCGACTCTTTGAACCGCTGTCCGAGTCTCAATCGTTTGTTTCTGCATCGTGCAATTTGTACGTCTACTTCTAACCGATCGTTTTCGACAACTGATTATCCGTGCCAGCTAAAACGATATCATCGcgatgaaaatatagaatatcgtaTTTCCAATTTGAAGATCGAACTGATGGTGGGTATTTTCGACAGGAgatcgaaaaggaaaaaggggcGAAGGAAGATGTAAGATAGAGAAGGCGCGATACATCGTTTTCAGGAACGGATACGTAGCGAGGTTTTCGTActcgtttaataaaattatttactattatgcgatttatatatttaataattgtaattttatatcatatttcacaattataaatttatcgctACTATTTATCATTACCtagaagaaagaaagcttTCCCGTGGCTAATGTTAGTTACAAAGGACCAGCGAAATATTTAACTGCAAAGTTTCGCGACGATGATTCGTTAACTTTAACCGAGCTCGTCATTTTCGAGGGTTCGAAATTGCGTCTTTCTTTGATCCAACAATTCGCCCGAATTCGCCCAATTTCAGAGTGTCCAATTTTCCCGACGAAAACGTTCCGTTGTTTAACACATTGCATCGTATAACGCGTTGCATACTTCTGTTCGTCAGAAATACCTTCGCTTTGATAATATTTCCTTCGACACGTTCGGTCCACCGTTCTATTTGTCTGTCAAAGTTATCTCGTCGAGAAATACCAAAATACTAAAACGACGAAAAAACGTAGAATTCAATAGTTGCATCAGCGTCCCTTAAACGATCGAACCGATGCAAACCAATGCGTTAAATAACTTCACATTTGTTAGATTTCCGTTACGATCGTAAAAGTTGAAGCATAGGACGTTGAAGAACGGCAGACTGGTAATCCAgcgtataattattaattaccgaGGAAGGTATTTAATCGCTGGAAAAGCGACAGGGTTGTAGTTTTCAGCAGATAGCAAGACCAGTGGCCGAGAACCACGTGCGAAAACAAGACGGAAACGATATCCTCCTATTAAACCGCAAATATTGGGCAACCGGAATGAATTTCCCGCTGTGTCTGAAAACTGGCCGATGAAATCCTCTTTTTGATCGACCCAGAGGACAAGGATCGCGAAGTGCCGAACCAACGCTCGTGCCTACACGACTAATAATGCCagcgaacgaaataaaatacaaaaacgaTTTAAGAAATTGAACGCGAAATGAGTTACGCGTTAAAGAGCGATCCATAGTTATaacggaggaaaagaaagcaGGGAAAATGCGTTCAGCTGCGAGCAGGTtcgttaaaattcaattttgttcgttaacaaacgaatgaaaaaaagtaTTTTCGTAGATGCATGAGAAACGATTTTTCTAAATGGGTCGAACGAAAGATTTCAATGCGCGATAAATATCGGAGACTCGACGGTGTAGAAGAAGATCGAATCTCcgtttgaatgaaaatttactATTTCATGGAAACGCTTACAAGATACTGGTAGAAAATGTGTACAGTTTTTACTTTCTCACAGATTCTTCCTTAATTACGTATCCTGTGGTTGTCGCGAAGCATTAGcataacaaaaaaataaataaaaataaaaaaataataaaaaagaaaaagcataATAACAACAAAAATTACCTGATTAAAATAAAGCGTCAACTGTTCAGCCATTTAATTCGGATTTAAATCTGCAACGCTAAAATACAAGGTAATTTTTCAAGCGACCTTGGCtcaagatgtttttatttctttgcagAATCAATTACATTCTAAAGGCAAAGgggaaaaggaggaaaagcgctgataaaaaggaaaagcatTAACGGTATCAAGCAAACAACCGACAGAATTTTCGCAGATAAAAGAAGTCGCTGGAAAAATTCCTCGAACCCGGGAGGAAAACTTCCAATTGGAAAGGAGTTAATTTCGAAGGCATACCTTGCGAGCTCAACCATCGGTTCTTACGGGCAACTTCCCGATCTTA is part of the Bombus fervidus isolate BK054 chromosome 7, iyBomFerv1, whole genome shotgun sequence genome and harbors:
- the LOC139989197 gene encoding uncharacterized protein isoform X5, whose protein sequence is MFMYRSETTHRFSTTVSIQFTSSTTLPKFSTIRRGLEATLSDSKKKYGDKVNALLSAWEHVTNFIPGATPEATQSLIEWAHKHTLKLVLRGEWPKLSPATKTHLSVTLQRCASHLVQHPAAPRCTALIALVHNPWTHPALDSILNGQPDSEHEEEFCCSEKGELLTMRLKILCEDRCEDIAVKLAAACVRSLRRSDRLRSLSDSHHVHYMIDVYIVLLYKLKRMQDIFAQLKLMDLSDGLELVQRLSGERPTKYGTARVWRNSIKAAELVAQYLVTAGMVRPVPETGANVLEQILNSWALLHSKLKDVAPTLPGMIRKLIEPAESAQHIYIFCAVLVKHFGDSIKPVVIELYIRALTTDMNELESQKTKSDTEKVRETAKRLSMQFLKLADVVGSNIGIARECVLTAFSLHPTRACYDRIKEIAVACGKTKEDGTSSGDNVVAGSEKLNHILENSHSNIGLKKIDNNTGEKNGTKVANTDSSSLCNSSLFPVSPSLSSSIAGITTPTKKNIDFQNGQVTKNFERTDQLLKSFLTLKKGDTTNSASDRCPLHPKRDSLSNGPLGELCFNCGEFIGNDISRSKTPESNNTNSRNVERTLDALILIKGDAVTGSANYDEKSVPNQVLDAEKLGLSPQLCDDLAVVLSSPRYHMLSWVLDWKELKSLCERYLENAEEMRNTNKELKYLNIDYSQFKDWPSEDDTKDIFFGIEKGYEQWVDLPSDGSEQFGSFQPAGNFKRSSTRRSLDDVTTTDSDSGSVLRVKRTGRQRKTHRLESSESDYDSTERKPKHFRNRISSISDTDSNTQDSQTDSFGSDGCRLEVKKKSNKSSNKESSKKRSKTSKLTVDSVSHFHMLVNENVRHTNTNEDASGSDVSGNDIITLFSADMDESKRETIKGSTYTATAPLILTERRSDPAVLKSLRMFRPQNSKKSARISQILHKNLLNKSKDNNNLENNTNSITKFAPMLSTLNLNPKIVLTRADEIDDRLIRSKKQQRLSSGDITSELMNIQKNMPFSPNKNALSPYQKQKGNGAAITGKTDLSPTGGRDLNSKSNLGKRKFDILAKVVRDSDILAKNVPGLNSLDMMVPPRMRPTVNVVQLSRNIPQSPNSGSINSGNTPPRPNRTPSVAGNIQLPGTPSSGGHDSGVGMSPAGQTPPPRSSILPDVGEETNQLPDSSPTSSTTTNVSGQLEPDSSPRTVPIRRNQQSQSPKKSPPPCSTVATTTTTSSVIASTITSEQLQIVCKPDGTYQLASVNPNVVSNQRNVLNLQNIDDGNVGNFSRQNQRADNANANRSTYERLTSAKVTAQSGQNTGLPKFQQAFGKTIYTLSTDTSTGGVTGASSETPHVQTASPQKTANLSKAVQTSVPNAQQTNASTGINVQSIANIPNTLQLSTSRQILNIVQSSGNNPNVASSPNTNQTLTQLVQSVQNASPGVIYTHKIPVTISTTNPSQLNIIPTISHSNSIPPGRTPVVKLNIIRAPLRQPNITGAIQVLTTPRLQQQQQQQQQQQQQQQQQQQQQQQQQQQQPPPQQQQPTTVRRDSLLGSPMEVPNQVSSTTLEQLREFESVLEQVKERSTIQPQSHQTISTAATTTVQTQTTTQQTQAIKPQQVSVSALTQPLLMPTQQTTNNDFASNGNTVNFHQDVFSQKVSLTYVNQNAGSVVTKTPNSTPVVVVTSYCQPAASPALSVTSQSSSSPCVTPAPTPAPSAGKTPPTPPSSKTVKKTAPKTVKTSATNTSKASPIPKPQQKPQEDEQTAQRIYAILDEYAEQLRNSPDLNNKPAPRRRSNPPTNPSQSSKRKKSNTSKTKSGGQQSSELSPSTDDLGRTMGSEDSSSGVAQVQDSPAGFSAPEEPSSNVGSVTDTTAEIRNLTNDSNDSVELNVKRRNLIFAEPGSGQSRAVIVQEAVQTSSVSVSEALASVTGKMGSTAVLVPGPNYILPMNLVKGQQFTIVSSGSKLLATMPATVRATGNTGVSNTLVLQSFLNQAGKIISQPGQVKQVKIPSLQTLSGNQTLTTTQNVQGASVVIPHSGNHAQFMSDLSTEKSNIISDLTMTKSDTVTGGVTVESATNTIVVNKSNSTIGLIQRNMNEPSENQPICSVITSNPNLTLQGARLFNSSIHKLTTPSLKSDNVVCITPTATIAHSPEKKSPQESQMHNEKSVSIQTSATIALAFATQSDVSLLNDAQQYQQQQQQQQQKDMKEISAEIIPGAKIISPKTVKRKIDDAMDSMSTITVASKQSGVIDHTTQFLVTGGPSSSDSQESAVQQSADGIEVSCKIGNGLLYGNARLQEAWEPEGKVSPDTPWRYVPTSANSLSMEPLNPRYSDNSENVQSVLQIINKGQGIEMASGHIYQTNTKKYFMNHTLEPFQQYSNKSNMMKTPLNPRLDRELLQQKMERKAAAIEREMKLQKSLSEECEDLGVDEPSTSDLFPEADLLFDTNHSPSFDHSSQDASCSQPLGMKSYGGSYFRSLDSSSGSRDVSPIADFKLNERRKSSSQRTRSAKDSLKKLKRDKIDDLHLENPSKHMRLTLDNLSQDEASNSNSDISRLSPTNLGSLENDSLKDTGRTKMMSRNGSKEGSPSSVSSIPSNMKLDIDLDSESLPPSINVNNTSAASSGDESLTLLSGNTADVTIPSPLSPIAGPMLSTHKYTYTNKKRIPSKVTRMDYLSWESPMSERMRSSSDEEDSSISESISSQPEDNALSNGLEDSVQSLKSLSNERRCNYLKKKDKLQVNSRVVLNRADHKSSLSKRIKVNESIQDSVMVSSDKTSEPSDDETGNIALVEPDCRARRSSLRGHVKKGCACCNGSPERPKKKSVKPEHSRLKKRLPSKQAGKKR